In Afipia sp. GAS231, a single window of DNA contains:
- a CDS encoding outer membrane protein, protein MKKFFLGTLGLVAMAAPAVAADLAVKAAPPPPPLPVFSWTGFYIGANIGGAWAHNNWTDTLFLTNFNNNNNGRFIGGGQIGGNYQIGNFVIGGEWDFDWAGNNNGGTGVVIPGVGTIVVTNNNRWITTVAARFGLAVDHWLFYGKAGGGWVGNNNLTVTNVTTGVSLTCGNFANCGNNTGGWLVGAGFEYAFTNNWTVKAEYDYLGLGNRTLLIPATAPLLAGDTFTSNNRNIQMVKVGVNYLFNWGAPVAARY, encoded by the coding sequence CCGCTGACCTTGCGGTTAAGGCAGCCCCGCCGCCACCGCCGCTGCCCGTGTTCAGTTGGACCGGGTTCTATATCGGCGCCAACATTGGCGGTGCCTGGGCCCACAACAACTGGACCGATACGCTCTTCCTGACGAACTTCAACAACAACAACAACGGCAGATTTATCGGTGGCGGCCAGATCGGCGGCAATTACCAGATCGGTAACTTCGTCATCGGCGGCGAATGGGACTTCGACTGGGCCGGCAACAACAACGGCGGCACCGGGGTCGTCATTCCAGGTGTTGGGACCATTGTGGTCACCAACAACAATCGCTGGATCACGACGGTGGCCGCCCGCTTCGGCCTTGCCGTCGATCACTGGCTGTTCTACGGCAAGGCTGGCGGCGGCTGGGTCGGTAACAACAACCTGACCGTCACCAACGTCACGACAGGTGTGTCGCTGACCTGCGGTAACTTCGCCAACTGCGGCAACAACACCGGCGGCTGGCTGGTAGGCGCTGGCTTCGAATATGCGTTCACGAACAATTGGACGGTGAAGGCCGAGTACGATTATCTCGGGTTGGGCAACCGGACTTTGTTGATTCCGGCCACCGCCCCGCTCCTTGCCGGCGATACGTTCACCTCCAACAACCGCAATATCCAGATGGTGAAAGTTGGGGTAAACTACCTGTTCAACTGGGGCGCACCGGTTGCCGCCAGATACTAA
- a CDS encoding TetR/AcrR family transcriptional regulator, with the protein MARTRSENYDGIHQGILTTACGLFARQGYMRSSIAELADACKLSRGALYHYFDSKEAILFAILDAHVRQMIVDVEAAVAGVPTALEQFRAAITAIVTLNARSTHEQRLILNDLSFLSEDEQKTIKALERQLVDMVSDLLIRLDTEGKIVKRTKKVYTMMLFGILNFSHTWYDPTGSIDPEEFADMVVDLFLKGFTPAEAAKATAAGRRQRVG; encoded by the coding sequence ATGGCGCGAACACGCTCCGAGAATTACGACGGAATCCATCAGGGCATCCTGACGACGGCCTGCGGCCTGTTCGCGAGGCAGGGCTATATGCGCAGCTCGATCGCCGAGCTTGCCGACGCCTGTAAGCTTTCCCGGGGTGCGCTGTATCACTATTTTGATTCCAAGGAAGCGATCCTGTTCGCGATTCTGGATGCTCATGTTCGTCAGATGATCGTCGACGTCGAAGCCGCGGTTGCAGGCGTGCCCACCGCGCTGGAGCAATTTCGTGCGGCGATCACGGCGATTGTCACCCTCAACGCGCGCTCGACCCACGAGCAGCGGCTGATCCTGAACGACCTTTCGTTTCTGAGCGAGGACGAGCAGAAAACGATCAAGGCGCTCGAGCGGCAGCTGGTGGACATGGTGTCCGATCTGCTGATCCGGCTCGACACGGAAGGCAAGATCGTCAAGCGCACCAAGAAGGTCTACACGATGATGCTGTTCGGCATCCTCAATTTCAGCCACACTTGGTACGACCCCACGGGCAGCATCGATCCCGAGGAATTCGCCGACATGGTCGTCGACCTGTTCTTGAAGGGCTTCACACCGGCTGAGGCCGCAAAAGCGACTGCGGCAGGCAGGCGCCAAAGAGTCGGCTAA